From one Caldithrix abyssi DSM 13497 genomic stretch:
- a CDS encoding carboxy terminal-processing peptidase, whose amino-acid sequence MKKFVNLLILLTATSLFAFTAFTISSLNEEGNTPVLEPLPIHPRVEQAVSFFLPKMHYKKQQLDDELSSQMFDFYLEMLDPQKLYFLKSDIDEFEKYRYSLDEALRNGDLRAAYAIFNRFMTRYAERLNFVKKRLQTPFNFTGEDSFQVDREEAPWPETKAELDTLWSKRLKNEALSLKIAGKDWEAIKERLEKRYKNMEKQMLKTESEDVFQIYMNAFASTFDPHTNYMSPKTSEDFKIRMSLSLEGIGASLRTEDDYTTVVEIIPGGPADRSGLLHPNDRIIAVGQGEDGELVDVVGWRIDDVVQLIRGKKGTKVRLQIIPADAALSDPPVTITLTRDKVKLSDRAAKSDTLEVEHNGKKYRFGVINIPDFYLDYEAMRQGKEDYASTTRDVERLLKELQGADVDGVIIDLRRNGGGFLSEAVDLTGLFIEKGPVVQVRDSRNRVKIERDFDSKVVYTGPLAVLVDHFSASASEIFAAAIQDYRRGIIVGTQTFGKGTVQNIVPISRFFPHSKEKLGQVKFTIAKFYRINGGSTQMVGVLPDIRIPTRYDVMEIGERSEKNALPWDEIDPANYEPVDPLLDKILPRLNKLHQARVQNSEEYRLILKEIENLRKEREKNVVSLNIEKRKKEREERDALKKELKKVHKKSGHDDKEDFYIVETAHVLSDYIQIH is encoded by the coding sequence ATGAAGAAATTTGTCAATTTGCTCATATTACTCACGGCCACTTCTCTGTTTGCTTTTACGGCCTTTACCATCTCCTCGCTGAACGAGGAGGGCAATACGCCCGTGCTGGAACCATTGCCCATTCACCCGCGCGTGGAGCAGGCGGTATCGTTCTTTTTACCGAAGATGCATTACAAAAAGCAACAACTGGACGACGAACTTTCCAGCCAGATGTTCGATTTTTACCTGGAGATGCTGGATCCGCAAAAACTTTACTTTTTAAAATCCGATATCGATGAATTTGAAAAATATCGTTATTCGCTGGATGAAGCTTTGCGCAACGGCGATTTACGCGCGGCCTATGCCATTTTTAATCGCTTTATGACGCGCTACGCCGAACGACTGAACTTTGTTAAAAAACGATTGCAAACGCCGTTTAATTTTACGGGCGAGGATTCTTTTCAGGTGGATCGGGAAGAAGCGCCCTGGCCGGAGACCAAAGCGGAGCTGGACACTTTGTGGTCAAAACGTCTGAAAAACGAAGCGCTTTCTTTAAAAATTGCCGGCAAAGACTGGGAGGCCATCAAAGAGCGTCTGGAAAAGCGATATAAAAACATGGAAAAACAGATGCTCAAAACCGAAAGCGAAGACGTTTTTCAGATTTACATGAATGCCTTTGCCTCCACCTTTGATCCGCACACCAATTACATGTCGCCCAAAACCAGCGAAGATTTCAAAATTCGTATGAGCCTTTCGTTAGAAGGCATTGGCGCCAGCTTGCGCACGGAAGATGATTACACCACCGTCGTAGAAATCATTCCGGGCGGCCCGGCCGATCGCAGCGGGCTGTTACACCCCAACGACCGAATTATTGCCGTTGGCCAGGGCGAAGACGGCGAACTGGTAGATGTGGTTGGCTGGCGTATTGACGACGTGGTGCAGCTTATCCGCGGCAAAAAGGGCACTAAAGTCCGCCTGCAAATTATTCCGGCTGACGCCGCGCTCTCCGATCCGCCGGTGACCATCACACTGACGCGCGATAAAGTCAAACTCTCGGATCGGGCGGCAAAAAGCGACACACTGGAAGTTGAACACAACGGTAAAAAATACCGCTTTGGCGTAATCAATATTCCCGATTTTTATCTGGATTATGAAGCCATGCGGCAGGGCAAGGAAGATTACGCCAGCACCACGCGCGATGTGGAACGCCTGCTTAAAGAACTGCAGGGCGCGGATGTGGACGGCGTGATTATCGACCTGCGACGCAATGGAGGCGGGTTCCTCTCCGAAGCGGTGGACCTAACCGGCTTGTTTATCGAAAAGGGGCCGGTGGTGCAGGTGCGCGATTCTCGCAATCGTGTAAAGATTGAACGCGATTTTGATTCAAAGGTAGTTTATACCGGTCCGCTGGCCGTGCTGGTCGATCACTTTAGCGCCTCGGCTTCAGAAATTTTTGCCGCCGCCATTCAGGACTACAGACGAGGCATTATTGTCGGAACGCAAACCTTCGGCAAAGGAACGGTGCAAAACATTGTGCCCATTTCCCGCTTCTTTCCCCACTCTAAGGAAAAATTGGGACAGGTAAAATTCACCATTGCCAAGTTTTACCGCATTAACGGCGGCAGTACGCAAATGGTTGGCGTGTTGCCCGACATCCGCATACCAACGCGCTACGACGTTATGGAGATCGGCGAACGTAGCGAAAAAAACGCCCTGCCATGGGACGAAATTGACCCCGCCAACTATGAACCGGTTGATCCGCTTCTTGATAAAATACTGCCCCGTTTAAATAAATTGCACCAGGCGCGCGTTCAAAACAGCGAAGAGTACCGCCTGATACTCAAAGAAATCGAAAACTTAAGAAAAGAGCGGGAAAAAAACGTAGTTTCTCTGAATATCGAAAAGCGAAAAAAAGAGCGGGAAGAACGCGACGCGCTTAAAAAGGAGCTTAAAAAAGTCCATAAAAAATCGGGCCATGACGACAAAGAAGATTTTTACATTGTGGAAACGGCTCATGTGTTAAGCGATTATATTCAGATACACTAA
- a CDS encoding class I SAM-dependent rRNA methyltransferase, whose product MKTVILKKGREKSLLRKHPWIFSGAVKSVEGQPQSGETVAVQDWQGRFLGRGAYSPRSQIVVRMWSFEQDEAIDNTFFEKRLLQALRLRSTSGIDRESTAMRLIASDADGLPGIIVDRYNQFLVCQFLSAGAEHWKKTIVHLLQKLLEPQGIYERSDVDVRKKEGLTPTRGLLAGQEPPDLLEINEQEIRFLVDVKRGHKTGFYLDQRVNRRLVRQWSADRETLNCFAYTGGFGLAALKGEAKHVTNLEDVAGLLELQEKNFKLNQFKSERYENVKADVFRQLRRYHTEGRRFDLIILDPPKFVDSQHHLMRASRGYKDINRLAFELLRPEGVLFTFSCSGLMKMDLFQKIVADAALEANREAQILQWLSQAPDHPIKLHIPESLYLKGLLCRV is encoded by the coding sequence ATGAAAACCGTTATTCTTAAAAAAGGCCGTGAAAAATCGCTTTTGCGCAAACATCCCTGGATTTTTTCCGGAGCCGTTAAAAGCGTTGAGGGCCAACCGCAAAGCGGAGAAACGGTCGCCGTTCAGGATTGGCAGGGCAGATTTTTAGGTCGGGGAGCTTACTCCCCCCGTTCACAAATAGTAGTCCGGATGTGGAGCTTTGAGCAAGACGAAGCGATTGACAACACCTTTTTCGAAAAGCGTCTTTTACAGGCTCTGCGTTTACGCAGCACGTCGGGTATTGATCGAGAAAGTACGGCCATGCGTTTAATAGCTTCCGATGCGGACGGCCTGCCGGGAATCATTGTGGATCGCTACAACCAATTTCTGGTTTGCCAGTTTTTGAGCGCCGGCGCCGAGCACTGGAAAAAGACCATTGTGCATCTACTGCAAAAACTGCTTGAGCCGCAAGGCATTTACGAACGTTCGGATGTGGATGTGCGCAAAAAAGAAGGACTGACGCCGACCAGGGGTTTGCTTGCGGGCCAGGAACCGCCAGATCTGCTGGAAATTAACGAACAAGAAATACGTTTTTTAGTGGATGTGAAAAGGGGCCACAAAACAGGCTTTTATCTGGATCAGCGCGTTAATCGCCGCCTGGTGCGTCAATGGAGCGCCGACCGCGAAACGCTCAACTGTTTTGCCTACACCGGTGGTTTTGGGCTGGCCGCTTTAAAGGGCGAGGCAAAACATGTAACCAATCTGGAAGATGTGGCCGGTTTACTGGAACTGCAGGAAAAAAATTTTAAACTCAACCAATTTAAAAGCGAGCGCTACGAAAACGTGAAGGCGGATGTGTTCCGCCAGCTGCGCCGCTACCACACGGAAGGGCGGCGATTTGATTTGATTATTCTGGATCCGCCTAAATTTGTCGATTCCCAACACCATCTCATGCGCGCCAGCAGAGGTTACAAGGATATCAACCGCCTGGCTTTTGAACTGTTGCGGCCGGAGGGCGTGTTGTTTACCTTTTCCTGCTCTGGTTTGATGAAAATGGATTTGTTTCAAAAGATCGTTGCAGACGCCGCCCTTGAGGCCAACCGCGAAGCGCAAATTTTGCAATGGCTGTCTCAGGCGCCCGACCACCCCATCAAATTACACATTCCCGAAAGCCTTTACCTGAAGGGCCTTTTGTGCAGAGTTTAG
- a CDS encoding IS1182 family transposase → MSFITYNRSQMNLFGYSVEDFARDDPKSRFVVELVSRLDLSALYSRYSSQGGDSYAPDMMLALWFYAYSNGITSTRKLEELCKYDTRYIYITGNQHPDHSTLSRFRKAHLDLLDQYFVEILLIAQAEGISSFNQIAIDGTKIKAHSSKRHGYTEDQLDKRIEKLRAEIKQYMQRCNFVEQGATDELDLETLRAEKERLERLEKEILERKAQLKERKKQLKSEHRSRHQINVKEPDARMMPSVDGPGYNAQLGVDMSSHLIVAHEVVSQPNDQGQFIPIQEQVEKNLGSDDKRSYTADSGYHNSTDLKELEEKQIDAVIADPQLSNRSIKETPTSKEELQKEERKLKRSDFVYHEQGDYYECPTGKKLFPVERNSERIVYRSNDCQDCPLINLCISSKKKVKQIHRSVNESYCERMAKKLQTSAAQERLKKRSVTVEPVFGNLKHNLGYRGFSLSGLNNVRSEFTLMCIGHNINVLFKNMLGKRLAAFITASQEKDDLLILFSKNILAFLILYFAQRLRMRKNYQYRRI, encoded by the coding sequence ATGAGTTTTATTACTTATAATCGCTCACAAATGAATCTCTTTGGCTATAGTGTGGAAGATTTTGCCAGAGACGATCCAAAGAGTCGATTTGTAGTGGAGTTGGTTTCGCGCCTTGATTTAAGTGCACTTTATTCCCGTTATAGTTCGCAAGGCGGTGATTCTTATGCCCCAGACATGATGCTTGCCTTATGGTTTTATGCTTATAGTAACGGCATTACCAGCACCCGTAAGCTGGAGGAATTGTGTAAATATGATACGCGCTACATTTATATCACTGGGAATCAGCATCCGGATCATAGTACATTAAGTCGTTTTCGCAAGGCACATTTGGATTTATTAGACCAATATTTTGTAGAGATACTTTTAATTGCCCAGGCCGAAGGCATAAGTAGTTTCAACCAGATAGCCATAGATGGCACGAAAATCAAAGCGCACAGCAGTAAGCGTCATGGCTACACTGAGGATCAATTAGACAAACGTATAGAGAAGTTAAGAGCAGAGATCAAGCAATACATGCAGCGCTGTAATTTTGTAGAACAGGGGGCCACGGATGAATTAGATTTAGAAACTCTTCGAGCGGAGAAAGAACGGCTTGAGCGCTTAGAGAAAGAGATATTAGAACGTAAAGCCCAATTGAAAGAGCGTAAGAAACAGCTCAAATCAGAACATCGTTCAAGACATCAAATAAATGTAAAAGAGCCGGATGCCCGCATGATGCCTTCGGTGGATGGGCCGGGTTATAACGCACAATTAGGCGTAGATATGTCCAGTCATTTAATTGTAGCCCATGAAGTGGTAAGCCAGCCCAACGACCAGGGTCAATTCATACCGATTCAAGAACAAGTAGAGAAGAATCTTGGTTCAGATGATAAGCGATCTTACACGGCCGATTCCGGTTATCACAATAGCACAGACCTAAAAGAATTGGAAGAAAAGCAGATTGATGCCGTAATAGCCGATCCCCAGTTATCCAATCGTTCGATAAAGGAGACACCAACCTCCAAGGAAGAATTGCAAAAAGAAGAAAGAAAACTAAAACGAAGTGATTTTGTGTATCATGAACAGGGAGATTACTATGAATGTCCGACGGGTAAGAAGCTTTTTCCAGTTGAGAGGAATAGCGAACGGATCGTATATCGTTCCAATGATTGTCAGGACTGTCCCTTAATTAATTTATGCATTTCCAGTAAAAAGAAAGTTAAGCAAATCCATCGTTCAGTTAATGAGAGTTATTGCGAACGTATGGCGAAAAAGTTACAAACTTCAGCGGCGCAGGAACGACTAAAAAAGCGTTCGGTGACAGTTGAACCTGTTTTTGGTAACTTGAAGCATAATTTAGGCTATCGTGGATTTTCCTTATCTGGTCTTAATAATGTTCGTAGTGAATTTACGTTAATGTGTATTGGGCATAATATTAATGTTCTATTTAAAAATATGTTAGGGAAACGTTTAGCAGCGTTTATAACAGCATCACAAGAAAAAGATGATCTATTAATTTTATTTTCAAAGAATATTTTGGCGTTTTTAATTCTATATTTTGCCCAACGCTTAAGAATGAGAAAAAATTATCAATATCGGAGAATATAA
- a CDS encoding phytoene/squalene synthase family protein has translation MDKKIEYCENVLPRVSRTFAPTIRRLPKGLRLPVTVAYLLCRVADTIEDSPDLTIDQKKHMLTLYANIFAQNDSTAYQQLLALLQHLPQQTEDEKLTHNLPILMDVFRSFSVAMQGHIARWVAEMSLGMRKYAQAKQKRRFSFLKSMKELDEYTYYVAGTVGYLLTELFYFYSSKITPMVKHRLEQLAESFGKGLQLVNIIRDTAADLRRGQSYIPDELLHKYQLTRESIFKKENADRAQQLFNELIQDAVNHLDKALDYTLTIPKGETRIRLFCILPLFWALRTLELIQRNTLSLLGSEKIKISKYVIRKEFFLALIHVNSNRMLRWYYNRIRSAIARPALNMR, from the coding sequence ATGGATAAAAAAATTGAATATTGCGAAAATGTTCTCCCGCGGGTATCGCGCACGTTTGCGCCGACTATCAGAAGACTACCCAAAGGATTGCGTTTGCCCGTAACCGTGGCCTATCTTTTATGCCGCGTTGCCGATACAATTGAAGATAGCCCTGACTTAACCATAGATCAAAAAAAACACATGCTAACTCTCTACGCCAACATTTTTGCTCAAAACGACTCTACAGCCTATCAGCAATTGCTGGCCCTGCTTCAGCATTTGCCGCAACAAACCGAAGACGAAAAATTAACACACAACCTGCCCATTCTGATGGATGTATTCCGTTCTTTTTCTGTCGCCATGCAGGGCCATATTGCCCGGTGGGTGGCTGAGATGTCGCTGGGCATGCGCAAATACGCTCAGGCCAAACAAAAACGACGATTCAGCTTTTTGAAATCGATGAAAGAGTTAGACGAATACACCTACTATGTGGCAGGCACCGTCGGCTATCTGCTTACCGAATTGTTTTACTTTTATTCCAGCAAAATAACGCCCATGGTAAAACATCGCCTCGAACAACTGGCCGAATCGTTTGGCAAGGGCCTGCAACTGGTCAACATCATCCGCGACACTGCCGCCGATTTAAGACGTGGGCAATCCTACATTCCGGATGAGCTCCTGCACAAATATCAGCTAACGCGCGAAAGCATCTTTAAAAAAGAAAACGCCGACCGCGCTCAGCAGCTTTTTAACGAGCTCATTCAGGATGCCGTCAATCATCTGGACAAAGCGTTGGATTACACCCTGACCATCCCCAAGGGAGAAACACGCATTCGCCTGTTTTGCATCTTACCTTTATTCTGGGCTTTGCGCACTCTGGAACTCATTCAACGCAATACCTTATCGCTGTTAGGTTCGGAAAAGATTAAAATCTCTAAATATGTAATCCGTAAAGAATTCTTTCTGGCTCTGATCCATGTCAATTCCAACCGCATGTTGCGCTGGTACTATAACCGAATTCGCAGCGCCATTGCTCGCCCGGCGCTTAATATGCGTTAG
- a CDS encoding RsmB/NOP family class I SAM-dependent RNA methyltransferase, translating to MERENKFLKAYLKDLLGDQITRFWNARPEPRAIRVNTIKTTVAEVKKRLEQWNVPFRPVSFNPEGLIIEDDHMPLSQTLDFFLGKFYYQGVSSQLPAVVLNPQKGDKVLDLAASPGSKSTQMAAMMDNTGFLVLNDVSMKRIQALNTNIQNIGSVNYAIYRQPGERIGNILPEYFDKVLLDAPCSALGIIHSHPEVYSWLSAKRLAKIVEQQRQLLVSAYKALKVGGEMVYSTCSISPEENEELIQFMLDHYPLEIVEIAPEIHKLFLPGLTEYQNKSFTPDMTRAIRILPHLHEMEGFFVVKLRKTGRRHKAVKTYHTFKTLAYNHPDVEDDLRQISEQWGIPEDTWQRYRYIKTRDRLWMVNTQIKNIPQENFLNAGLLLGEKRIFGWKLPNDSIQYFSRWITKRHLAVSEEQLRELFNTGMTNVPGVEKGYYALSWQGKAIGSLYVEKQRAKIRLMHRFKVIL from the coding sequence ATGGAACGAGAAAATAAATTTCTGAAAGCCTATCTTAAGGATCTGCTGGGAGATCAGATCACACGTTTCTGGAATGCCAGGCCGGAGCCGCGGGCCATCCGCGTTAACACCATCAAAACCACCGTTGCCGAGGTCAAAAAACGGCTGGAACAGTGGAACGTTCCATTTCGCCCGGTTTCCTTTAATCCCGAAGGCCTGATCATCGAAGACGACCATATGCCTTTAAGCCAGACGCTGGACTTTTTTTTGGGCAAGTTTTATTACCAGGGCGTGTCGTCTCAACTACCGGCCGTGGTTTTAAATCCGCAAAAAGGGGACAAGGTGTTGGATCTGGCCGCCTCTCCCGGCTCCAAATCCACGCAGATGGCCGCCATGATGGATAACACCGGCTTTCTGGTTTTAAACGACGTTTCCATGAAGCGCATTCAGGCCCTGAACACCAACATTCAAAACATCGGCTCCGTCAATTATGCCATCTACCGCCAGCCCGGCGAACGCATTGGCAATATTCTGCCCGAATATTTCGACAAAGTGTTGTTAGACGCCCCCTGCTCTGCTCTGGGAATCATTCATTCCCATCCCGAAGTGTATTCGTGGCTCTCGGCAAAGCGCCTGGCTAAGATTGTAGAACAACAGCGCCAGTTGCTGGTTTCTGCCTACAAAGCTCTAAAAGTAGGCGGCGAAATGGTTTACTCCACCTGCTCCATCTCTCCGGAAGAAAACGAAGAACTCATCCAGTTTATGCTCGATCATTATCCGCTGGAAATCGTGGAGATCGCGCCTGAAATCCATAAGCTGTTCCTGCCCGGCCTGACCGAATATCAAAACAAAAGCTTTACGCCAGACATGACCAGAGCCATTCGCATCCTGCCCCATTTGCACGAAATGGAAGGTTTCTTTGTCGTCAAACTGCGTAAAACCGGTCGGAGACATAAAGCCGTAAAAACGTACCATACCTTTAAAACCCTGGCTTACAACCATCCGGACGTTGAAGATGATTTGCGGCAAATTTCCGAACAGTGGGGCATTCCGGAAGATACCTGGCAGCGCTATCGCTACATAAAAACACGCGACCGCCTGTGGATGGTCAACACGCAGATCAAAAACATTCCCCAGGAAAATTTTTTGAACGCCGGATTGCTGCTGGGCGAAAAACGTATTTTTGGCTGGAAGTTGCCCAACGACAGCATCCAATATTTTAGCAGGTGGATTACAAAACGGCATTTGGCGGTAAGCGAAGAACAATTGCGCGAACTGTTTAATACGGGCATGACCAATGTGCCGGGCGTGGAGAAAGGATATTACGCCTTAAGCTGGCAGGGCAAGGCAATCGGTTCTTTGTACGTGGAAAAACAGCGGGCTAAAATCCGTTTGATGCATCGTTTTAAAGTCATCCTCTAA